The following proteins are encoded in a genomic region of Acidobacteriota bacterium:
- a CDS encoding phosphomannose isomerase type II C-terminal cupin domain — protein MSNQTEQDVSPLYDERPWGSYTVLDDGDYFKVKRIEVLPGKRLSYQRHSRRAEHWFVVRGTAKVTLNGKEILVRAGEAGRYLCRIGTPRRESDPLGNLIFIEIQTGDYFGEDDIIRLDDDFGRV, from the coding sequence ATGTCAAATCAAACGGAACAGGACGTTTCACCACTGTACGACGAACGCCCTTGGGGCAGTTATACCGTTTTGGACGATGGTGATTACTTCAAGGTGAAAAGAATCGAAGTGCTGCCGGGAAAGCGTCTCAGCTATCAGCGGCATTCGCGACGGGCCGAACACTGGTTCGTCGTCCGCGGCACTGCTAAAGTAACATTAAACGGCAAGGAAATTCTAGTCCGAGCCGGCGAGGCCGGTCGATATCTCTGCAGAATCGGCACACCGCGTCGAGAATCCGACCCGTTGGGTAATCTCATCTTTATCGAAATTCAGACCGGCGACTATTTCGGTGAGGACGATATCATAAGGCTCGACGACGACTTTGGCCGCGTCTGA
- a CDS encoding PAS domain S-box protein codes for MNSLDEKSTTANSKKMQSIQTLIIGRLMVIFVLLVTIWIWNSGRLQLSWEMFPQGLFLVFLISVGLTIVYFFLLRIIERRYSQQVKIQFLFDALLVTWLVWRTGDLTSPYISLYIVLISVSSFFLRPLWTLFMAVISVALLTTLAMLSVNGIFESAISGQPTAKVVQIVSFHVVAFLVVGLLASRLSDRRSSGEELKETAETLASLRVLHERIIESIRSGLVTTDLDGKIYTFNAAATEITGYRAEEVRGRSIFELFGNIHEPIKLSLEAVSAGDQAPRFEADLHTPDGFAVRIGYGVSAVVFAE; via the coding sequence ATGAACAGTTTAGACGAAAAATCAACAACCGCAAATTCAAAGAAGATGCAGAGTATTCAGACTCTCATCATTGGACGGTTAATGGTGATATTCGTGCTGCTTGTGACGATCTGGATATGGAACAGCGGACGGCTGCAGTTGTCCTGGGAGATGTTTCCTCAAGGCTTGTTCCTGGTATTCCTAATTTCGGTCGGACTGACGATAGTTTATTTTTTCTTACTTCGCATTATCGAACGACGTTATTCACAGCAGGTGAAAATTCAATTCCTGTTTGACGCCTTATTGGTAACGTGGTTGGTTTGGCGAACAGGTGATCTTACTTCTCCTTATATAAGTCTCTATATCGTCCTGATCAGTGTTTCCAGTTTTTTTCTTCGGCCTTTATGGACCCTTTTTATGGCCGTAATTAGCGTTGCGTTGCTCACGACACTCGCGATGCTGTCCGTTAACGGGATATTTGAGTCAGCAATTTCTGGTCAGCCGACGGCGAAAGTGGTCCAGATCGTTAGCTTTCACGTCGTCGCCTTTCTGGTAGTCGGTTTACTTGCCTCGAGGTTGTCAGATCGTCGGTCGTCGGGCGAAGAACTCAAAGAAACGGCCGAAACATTAGCTAGTTTACGCGTACTTCACGAGCGAATAATCGAGTCTATCCGTTCAGGCCTAGTCACTACCGACCTTGATGGAAAGATCTACACTTTCAATGCGGCGGCAACCGAAATAACCGGTTACCGTGCAGAAGAAGTACGCGGCAGATCGATATTCGAGCTATTCGGGAACATCCACGAACCGATCAAATTGTCGCTTGAGGCCGTTTCCGCGGGCGACCAAGCTCCGCGATTCGAAGCTGACCTCCACACGCCGGACGGATTTGCTGTTCGCATTGGATATGGCGTTTCCGCAGTTGTTTTCGCAGAATAA
- a CDS encoding ATP-binding protein, translating to MPDGGTLRVRLETLPTNRVRIVLEDTGRGMSQEQVEQLFEPFANSTTGGTGLGLSIVYQIVKDHNGAINVRSIEGSGSVITIELPRENRSAGAEIPEKADNAEGTTKLKQFLKVDHDSNTKSP from the coding sequence ATGCCCGACGGTGGGACGCTCAGGGTCAGGCTCGAGACACTACCTACCAACCGAGTGCGAATTGTTCTCGAAGATACAGGCCGCGGGATGTCTCAGGAACAGGTGGAACAATTATTCGAACCCTTCGCCAATTCAACCACCGGCGGCACCGGCCTCGGGCTTTCTATCGTTTACCAGATCGTCAAAGATCATAACGGAGCTATAAATGTCCGGAGCATTGAAGGAAGCGGCAGCGTCATAACGATCGAATTGCCCAGAGAAAATCGATCAGCAGGCGCTGAAATACCCGAAAAGGCCGATAATGCTGAAGGAACTACTAAATTAAAACAGTTTCTTAAGGTAGATCACGATTCGAACACAAAATCACCTTGA
- a CDS encoding sigma-54-dependent Fis family transcriptional regulator: MANILIVDDEQSYRQLLSLVFDSDGHKIRTAMNGRQAIELLQESPADVIISDVKMPDMDGIEMLRAVRETLPDLGVILMTAFASVETAREAFKLSADDFIQKPFDVEELKLIVRKTLEKQELIVENRAFKRAQRDRGSIKNIVGTSSKMDSIFQMIETVAEVQSTVLITGESGTGKELVARAIHDQSPRGERPFISINCGAFTETLLESELFGYVKGAFTGANTNRKGLFEAADKGTIFLDEIGEMSPAMQVKLLRVLQERRVRPVGAHDELVIDARVIAATNRDLKQMSGDGTFREDLFYRISVIPIHLPPLRDRAEDIPELVDHFMRKFCDQSKKTLTLSPVTMQLLENYAWHGNVRELEHTIERAVALERGEEIQPERLPDHITNYNPERIKAEFDLPEDGINLVSHLENLEKTYVVEALRQTSGNQTKAAELLQMPVRSLRHLLDKHSIRSLSAQMRTSD; this comes from the coding sequence ATGGCAAATATACTAATTGTTGATGACGAGCAAAGTTACCGCCAACTGTTGAGCCTTGTTTTCGATAGCGACGGTCACAAGATCCGCACCGCGATGAATGGCCGCCAGGCTATCGAATTGCTGCAAGAATCGCCCGCCGACGTGATTATCTCAGATGTTAAAATGCCGGATATGGACGGCATCGAGATGCTCCGTGCTGTTCGCGAGACACTACCGGATCTCGGAGTCATCCTAATGACCGCATTCGCGTCGGTGGAAACTGCCAGAGAAGCATTCAAACTCAGTGCCGACGATTTCATTCAGAAACCGTTCGATGTAGAAGAACTAAAATTGATCGTTCGCAAGACGCTTGAGAAACAGGAGTTGATCGTTGAGAATCGAGCATTCAAACGGGCACAGCGAGATCGCGGCAGCATCAAGAACATTGTCGGCACTTCGTCGAAGATGGATTCCATCTTTCAGATGATCGAGACGGTTGCCGAAGTACAATCGACAGTTTTGATCACCGGTGAGAGCGGAACAGGCAAGGAACTTGTCGCACGTGCTATCCACGACCAAAGCCCGCGAGGCGAGCGTCCATTTATATCGATCAACTGCGGAGCATTTACTGAAACACTTCTTGAATCTGAGCTTTTCGGCTACGTCAAGGGTGCGTTTACCGGTGCTAATACTAATCGTAAGGGCTTATTTGAGGCTGCAGATAAAGGAACGATCTTTCTGGATGAGATCGGCGAGATGTCACCGGCAATGCAAGTCAAGCTATTACGAGTACTGCAAGAACGACGTGTGCGGCCGGTCGGTGCTCACGACGAATTGGTCATCGACGCGCGGGTCATTGCCGCTACGAATAGGGATCTCAAGCAAATGTCGGGCGACGGGACATTTCGCGAGGATCTGTTCTATCGAATTTCGGTTATTCCGATTCATCTTCCGCCGCTTCGCGACCGTGCCGAGGATATCCCTGAGCTCGTCGATCATTTCATGCGTAAGTTTTGCGATCAGAGCAAGAAAACGCTCACCCTGTCGCCGGTCACCATGCAGCTTTTGGAGAATTATGCGTGGCATGGGAATGTCCGTGAGCTGGAACATACGATCGAACGAGCGGTTGCTCTGGAACGCGGTGAAGAGATTCAACCCGAACGATTACCGGACCACATTACTAATTACAACCCGGAACGAATTAAGGCTGAGTTCGATCTGCCGGAAGACGGCATCAATCTTGTCAGTCATCTTGAAAACCTCGAAAAGACTTATGTCGTTGAGGCCCTCCGCCAAACTTCAGGAAATCAAACCAAGGCGGCGGAGCTTCTTCAAATGCCCGTCAGGTCGCTGCGACACCTGCTTGATAAGCACAGTATTCGTTCGCTATCAGCGCAAATGCGAACTTCGGACTGA
- a CDS encoding prepilin-type N-terminal cleavage/methylation domain-containing protein, with amino-acid sequence MKNQKGFSLIELLIVVVIIGIIAAIAIPNLLAARRSANEGSTVSAMRTLRRTDDLCFDLR; translated from the coding sequence ATGAAAAACCAAAAGGGCTTCTCGCTTATCGAACTCTTGATCGTTGTTGTGATCATCGGCATCATCGCCGCTATCGCTATTCCCAACCTGCTGGCCGCACGCCGCAGTGCTAATGAAGGTTCAACCGTTTCCGCTATGCGTACTCTGCGGCGCACAGATGACCTATGCTTCGACCTACGGTAA
- a CDS encoding O-antigen ligase family protein — protein MERNILHLGGVVDGAAHHTLLWSVYLVYFLVFTALLGNDPKNRFIISTITILSIFLGVLCLFDYLTLADFKLNEGYIRIRYGKYAEMLAAISPIMWALSVYANKRSLKFLFACGAILSWMTIMLSLSKGAFLGGLLGFIFFFVGSLVFSPRVFSTADRNKCGDMGRFYRWVSGFFSVTSDVPATTDYITGANDPTRTTTAFRVFSWGLGGQMFADNWIVGAGADNFGIKLNASRIRYRLSNPDDPKDEPGEDYIFERAHNEPIQIAAELGVIGLILVLVPFVIFGAYFVRTLVKKRYRSSPMLWASAAGMCVRV, from the coding sequence GTGGAGCGGAATATCCTTCATTTGGGGGGCGTGGTTGACGGAGCGGCTCACCATACACTCCTTTGGTCGGTCTATCTCGTATATTTTCTTGTATTTACTGCCCTATTGGGGAACGATCCGAAGAACCGGTTCATAATATCGACGATCACAATTTTGAGCATATTCCTGGGCGTGCTTTGTTTGTTTGATTATTTGACGTTGGCGGATTTCAAGTTGAACGAAGGATATATCCGTATCCGTTATGGCAAATATGCAGAAATGCTCGCGGCGATCTCTCCCATCATGTGGGCTCTTTCTGTTTACGCGAATAAGCGTTCGCTAAAGTTCTTATTTGCGTGCGGGGCGATCCTCAGCTGGATGACAATAATGCTGTCACTCAGCAAGGGTGCGTTTCTAGGCGGGCTGCTCGGATTTATTTTCTTTTTTGTGGGCTCATTGGTCTTCTCTCCTCGGGTTTTTTCGACGGCGGATCGCAATAAGTGCGGTGATATGGGTCGTTTTTACCGTTGGGTTTCAGGATTTTTCTCCGTGACATCGGATGTGCCCGCGACGACGGATTATATTACCGGTGCCAATGATCCGACGCGAACGACCACCGCGTTTCGGGTCTTTTCTTGGGGACTCGGTGGTCAGATGTTTGCTGACAATTGGATCGTCGGTGCAGGGGCCGATAATTTTGGGATAAAACTCAACGCCTCTCGCATAAGATACCGACTGTCGAATCCAGACGACCCTAAAGATGAGCCCGGCGAAGATTACATTTTCGAACGAGCCCACAATGAACCGATACAGATCGCTGCCGAGTTGGGTGTGATCGGGCTTATCCTTGTTTTAGTGCCGTTCGTGATCTTTGGAGCTTACTTTGTCCGGACGTTGGTAAAAAAGCGGTACAGATCTTCGCCGATGTTGTGGGCGTCGGCAGCGGGAATGTGCGTTCGCGTTTAG